Part of the Henckelia pumila isolate YLH828 chromosome 2, ASM3356847v2, whole genome shotgun sequence genome is shown below.
AGATTCGAGAAATGTAAATTTTATTCCTTATGTTTACAGAAGAAGCAACAAATATTACATTCATGATCAGAAGCAAATTAATCAACGCATAAAAGAGATTCTTTGATGCCATTGCCAGGTTTCCAGTCTTTGGCCTTCCAAAGACCATTTTCAGCGGCAAATTTGAAGTAGCTACTGCTTATTAATTTGGCCCTTTCACACACTCCTTCCAATCCCACTTGGGTAGCTAGCCACTCCAAGTACTCAAACTGCAAAAACAAGAAGTGAAAAGCCATGAGATTAGGCACTTCATTTACTTCCTAGCGAACAAGTTAATGTCTGTATATCGTACGTGCATGCTCTTGATCATCGTTTACACGTGTGAGCTACGCGTAAATTGTGTGATAACTTAGTGAAAGATCCAAGGACAAGGTGAAGATGCATGATTACTCTTGACCTTAAGCTGGAGGCAATGTGTGTGGTGTTGGGGTATCCCTTTGGCCTCCATCTGCCTGTAGTGCTCTTCAACCTCGGCCAACATCTCCTCCTTCGATGGTAGAAGTTTTAAACCCGATAAAACACAGGAAACCCACTTTGCTTGCAAGTCAATATGCAAAAACACAACTGTCTGcaagatttttcagaaaaggGAAAAAAGAGAGGGAATTTTAGCTCAAATATTGGTCTGATTTTACGTCAAATCTAAAACAAACAAGTTATTTATTTGACATCAATCTCCAACGAGCTAAAGATATTAAAACTCCATATGCAATAACTCAAAAATTATAACAACGATAACAGAACAAACGACCGAATATAGTCCCTAAACAGAGAAGCAATCAGGTGTGGGATATTCACCTGATACGGAAGTCCAACGAAGGAGAGGCTAGGAGCAAGCTTTGGAGGAAATATATGCTTGTAAAGGGGTCCAATACGATTATTTTCCAAGCTCACAATCCCATCCGTTTTCAAGAATGGGAAACTATATTTGTACCTGCTTTTTCAAGATATATTGTCCAAAAAAGTTCATTAAAAAATCACACATGAGATTAATATCGGGACGATGTAATAAACGATACCCTGTACAATGGAGGATGATATCTGCCCGAACCAAAGCCCCATCTCGAAATACAACTTCTCCATTCTCTTTCACATAATCAATCTCAGAATGCTGCCACATATTACTCCGAAAAACCAACTTAGAAACTTTAACATTCGGAGATCTCGACGAAAGATGAACTTCTCTGGCTACGTCGCAAATGTCTCTAGAAATGTCTATAGCACTAGGTCCTTCTCCAATAACCACCACAATCTTCAACTCCAAATATAGAATCTTGTTATCATATTCATCTTCTTGCTAGATTTTTTTTAACTATATATGATTAGTAAATTACAGGAAAATTATCACCTTATCCTCAAATGGCTCGGGAACTCGATAATTGTGACTGTGCATCTGTTTCCCAGGCCATTTTTCTATGCCTTGCAATAAGGAAAATCCACCAAAAACATATAACATCACTACACAATAATGAATAATCTGGGCTCTTTAGAAATCGAGTTTATGATGTAAGATGAATAGAATTACAGTACCTGGTAGAGTGGCTACTCTAGGTTGAGTATGATGCCCATTGCAAACAACTACAGCATCAAAAGTCTCTTCCGATTTCAGATTGCTACAAATCGACTCGATTAGCCACCGATCGTTCACCTGCTCGACCCGGACAACTTCACTGTCGAATCTGATCAGCTCGAACAGCCCGAAATCCGCAGCGAAGTCGTTCAAGAACTTGAGAACCTCTCCATGACTGGGAAAATGATCGCCGGAATACCCATTTTCGGTCTCGGGAAATGGGTAGTCCGAAAATCCCATAAGTTGTCTGGGAAGATTGGTGCGGAGGGAGTTGTATAGGCTGCCATGTACAATTTCTCTGGTGGGGTCGAGGCCTAATGGATCGGACTCCACTCGGGGATCGAACAACCATGTGCCGCCGAGTTGGTGCAGCTTTTCCAAGACCACAATGCGGTGGCCGGAGCTTTTGAGTGCCCGGGCGGTGGCCAGGCCGGAGACACCAGCACCGATCACCGCCACCTCCATGTTTGGTGTAGTTGATGTCGGATTTGATTTTggtcaaaagtttttttttttttttttaaagaagattTTGGTCAAAGTTCATTGGattcagtattttctgtatgcTTTCCACATTCCATTGCATTATTTTAGCAcaaattttatatcaaaatagtATAATTTCTGCATTAAACACAAAACTCATTTCCAATCCATCTACTTCAAATTTTACTCTAAAACGAATATTCCTATAATATTCTCtactttttaaatttatctacaatatttaatttcacaaaaatacaatacaaatcaatatattaatataatgtttaattattttactgtTATCTaacttaatttaaataaataatattaaataaatatattaatatttaattaatttgttctaccattttgcaaaatttatttaatattttttgttttcgttaatgtaattaaatttattaaatttacacAATTCCTTCATAATAGAATACGGTTATTGTATCTCTAAATGAGTtgacaaatttaattgttaattaattgcttaaaagataaaataaatttaattaacaaaaaatatttaaaaaaaaaaaaatagtatgaCGCAGCTACATGTAGCTGCACACCAATTTAGCGCAGACTTTGGCGCTGGATTGGAGTGCAGTTTACTTCATAATAGAGCAAAATAACAAGATAGAGCACCCGATTGGAGATGCTCTTAGTTGGACTTTGCCACTGAGAAACGTTCAATTTTCCAAATGATTTCAATTTTCAATTgaattctttttcttcttctttttttttaaaaagtaatattttacaAATGATGATATTTGACAGAGCTAATAAGCTTTTGAAAATAGTTTATAAGCTGTTTCAAAGTTATAGTTATAAGCTCTTTAAATTTGTTTGACAAATTTTTTGTTAAACAATTTGTAAACTATCAAAATAAGTCGTTTGACCACTtataaactatttttaaaaaagtatgATCAccactatttttattaaattttcaccatgcctttgtcatttttttgtatataatttattaaattcttttctaaattaaaattaaaaatagttttattttttaaatatatttttaacatttatgataaatttaaaattatttttgtatatatattactatttaCATTACTTCCATGGTATTATACATgttttgacaataaaaatatcttataatatcaaacacatcaacatcttttaagttattttaaataaattcattcaaatactttaacaacttatttttaatttaatacatGACAATTTATAAGCTCCTATAACAACTTATAAGATCCTATAGTTTATAAGatgtttttaataattttagcaAAACACCTTCTTTACCCCACTTTTAACTTGGCATGAGTAcataaatatcaaatatatgCGGACGATCAATTAATCTTTGTGAACAATTAATCTAGatgttcaaaaaaattttaaataaaaattgagaaacatttcttaaaaaatttctcaaaaacTAACTAAACCATCTTTTCGTATTCCTAACAAGTAAATTAATAGACATCATATGCATTACGAACATCGTTAAAGATGTCGAgatatttggtgaaaatatttCGATGTACAAATAAGAGTTAAAGAAATTTACACAAAAAAATGGAAACTGATTAGATGAGATAAAGAGAAAGAGCGagtaaattgtattgaaatTGGAGAAACTGAGCCTATTTATACGATTTTGTCATTTGATGAATAGCTTGTGAGCTTGGGCCCCATCTTGAGCTTTTATGGGCCCACTATCATGATTGGGTTGATTAAATCTAAATTGGGCCTGATGACCTATTTGGGCTAACCCCCGATCAGAATACATCAATTAACGATTGTGTATATGTATGCATGTATGCGTATATACAGATGCATGAATGTTTATGCACAATGTATCTTACTCTATACATAAAAAAATCTGTCCATTAGACACCATTTTTTCCTTATCAAAATTGTCCTTATATGATATAGATAttacactttttttttatttctacatttcaaattgcagtttagtctcAACTATTATATTATtcttatttgaatataaatcaaatcaattacaaaaatattataagcACGCAATGCGTACATCAAAACATGACtagtatataataatatatgttCATGTGAAAtgagtaaataaataaattgtataATAATCagtcattttatttaaaaatgtaTATTAAAACATGTCCCACTCATTACATAACCCGGTGCATGCTACAAACCAAATTAATGGGCCAAATCATTCATTATAGGTGTTCATTATCACAAAATATCTAACATGAATTCACTTCATCCCAATCACAAACAATGAATCATCTTTTTTGGCTTCAACACAATCCATAGGCCAAAAATGAACCACAAAACTGTAAATATCTGCTATCAACTTCGCACAAATGTGACCCCCAACTCCCTTATCCTTAACCTCTACAAATACCAAGTGACGCGAACCATTATGTAGCCACTTCAAAATCGACCAATCCAAGAAAATGGCATCTTCAAATCCATCAATATATATTCTCATAATACTtaacatcatcatcttcttctcgTGTGTTTCATCCACTAACGTGCCATGCCCACCAAAAACCACCCCTATTCCACCGACTAAGGCCGCTAAGTGCCCCAGAGACACCCTTAAGTTCGGAGTTTGCGGAGACTGGTTAGGGCTTGTGCACGAGGTTATTGGGACGAAGCCTGACCCGAAATGTTGCGTGCTAGTCGAGGGCTTGGCGGATGTTGAAGCTGCATTGTGTTTGTGTACCGCGATTAAGGCCAATGTACTTGGAATTGTCATGGTTAACATACCGCTAGCAATAAGCTTGGTGGTCAACTCGTGTGGCAAAAAGGTGCCTGAAggctttgtttgtgaataatgtGGTTACATCTTGTGATTGTacgtgattttttattttatcatattgttatctCATCGTATGAGTCAAATGTAGTCAAATGCTACATTGATATTGTATCTTGACTAGTGGACACACATTCGAAGAATAAAATGTTGGTTTAAATTAATATCCCTTTCTGTTTTTTTACTTTTAGAAACAATatataggtagtgtttgagattgattataggaaacatttttgaattttttccttcataaaatttgaaaattttgtaaaaaaaaaactcaaaagtaCTTTTTAAAATCAATTTCAAATACTATATATATTATGGTAAGATTAATTGCAAATGGCATTTCTATAAATGTGCTACTTTGGGCCCAACCTAATAGATTTGGTCTCATGACCTTTGGGCCATAATTTTgagaagaaataaataaatattgacATATTGTGCACAAATCAAATATAAAATGTGTgcataatttttgtttaaaaaaattaatttcaatcctctacttaaaatattttattagtctTGACTCAATTTATTTGATCCCTTTTTCccctaaattttttaataaatatctCTTACACATTGGAACGATCACGAAGGCCTCGTAGCCCATGCAATGACATAAATATTACACGATTAGGTCTCAAACTAAAGATTTTGTCCTAATTGCTCGGTCTAATAAAAAGGGGAAAAAAACACTATATCAACCGATAataagtaaaaaataaaataaaacaaaaacaaagctatatacttttatttattttcagaaaatatattttatctatGTTGAGAAGAAAATTATTGAGGTAGACAACAAGacatattaaatataaaatatactaCGATGGTATATATCcatataaaaataaaaccaaattgTACCGTACGAGTGACAATTCATCGACATCGAAAATAAATATTAACAtctgtccaaaaaaaaaaaaaaaaacaatattaacACCCCCAAGTGTTTCCCCCATGTACAGACATTGTACCCAAATGTCAAACTATCTTATGTTTCTACACGAAATCAATTTCTACCCACAAGACGCCAAGTGATACGTTCGATAAATCGAAACGTAGTATAGCTCATTTATCAAATGGTGCTTGGATCCCCGACTTCTTAtgtaatattttcgaaaataatatatagatcATAGCACGAGTGAATTAATGAATTTCAAATACAATCAAGATACGAGAATTACAATGTAGCGTATGAGATTGTGTCGTTTGAATGCCGTGGTGTAGATTCACATTTTGGCTACTTTTCTCTTTTGCCACCAGCTGATAACAATGGAGTGGGGATCTAAAAGAGCAAAACCCAAGTTCAATTATTTCGTAGTAAAGGGTGTCGAAGAAAAAAAGGTTTCTTGTACATGTTAACATGTATTTGGTTAAAGCTAAGATTTGTAGGGGTACCTTGAGATGAGAGAAAAGAATTAACATCTAAATTATCACACTTTTTAGCCCATTagaaattagatttttttaGTTTCTATCAAATTATTCTTAACCTAATGGTAATTGGTGAAAGGGGTTGCTGCTGATCTCTtggtgtgtgtatatataatctatgttttatatatgatatattataTTCAAAAGGATTCAAATTTCGTGATTGGAAGTATTCAATGGCGCTTATTAATATATGTAATGCATGTGTAATACAGGGAAGATATTaccaaattattattattattattattattattattattattattattattattaatggaGGAGACAATTAATAGATAAAGGGCTTTAATCACCTACACTTTCCACGTCATTTGAAggtgaaaaaaataatatggcCCTTCACATGGGGTTTCTAAATAAACAAAGGATTTCTGCAGCCAAATCTAAATCAAGCTTATGTTTAAACCTAAgccctcttttttttttatactagcTAGTATATCTTCGCACATGTTTGACAAAATGTCATGGCTCGATCGAAGACTACGCGTgcttgtataattttttttaatgtaaaaagATTAATTACTTATGatcatatatgtattttgaagGCAATACGAGGGAATCGTGACTAGTAAAGACCCAAAATCCacattcaaaaaataataatttaaaaaaaaa
Proteins encoded:
- the LOC140885151 gene encoding flavin-containing monooxygenase FMO GS-OX5-like isoform X1, with translation MEVAVIGAGVSGLATARALKSSGHRIVVLEKLHQLGGTWLFDPRVESDPLGLDPTREIVHGSLYNSLRTNLPRQLMGFSDYPFPETENGYSGDHFPSHGEVLKFLNDFAADFGLFELIRFDSEVVRVEQVNDRWLIESICSNLKSEETFDAVVVCNGHHTQPRVATLPGIEKWPGKQMHSHNYRVPEPFEDKIVVVIGEGPSAIDISRDICDVAREVHLSSRSPNVKVSKLVFRSNMWQHSEIDYVKENGEVVFRDGALVRADIILHCTGYKYSFPFLKTDGIVSLENNRIGPLYKHIFPPKLAPSLSFVGLPYQTVVFLHIDLQAKWVSCVLSGLKLLPSKEEMLAEVEEHYRQMEAKGIPQHHTHCLQLKFEYLEWLATQVGLEGVCERAKLISSSYFKFAAENGLWKAKDWKPGNGIKESLLCVD
- the LOC140885153 gene encoding putative lipid-binding protein At4g00165, whose product is MASSNPSIYILIILNIIIFFSCVSSTNVPCPPKTTPIPPTKAAKCPRDTLKFGVCGDWLGLVHEVIGTKPDPKCCVLVEGLADVEAALCLCTAIKANVLGIVMVNIPLAISLVVNSCGKKVPEGFVCE
- the LOC140885151 gene encoding flavin-containing monooxygenase FMO GS-OX5-like isoform X2, with amino-acid sequence MEVAVIGAGVSGLATARALKSSGHRIVVLEKLHQLGGTWLFDPRVESDPLGLDPTREIVHGSLYNSLRTNLPRQLMGFSDYPFPETENGYSGDHFPSHGEVLKFLNDFAADFGLFELIRFDSEVVRVEQVNDRWLIESICSNLKSEETFDAVVVCNGHHTQPRVATLPEKWPGKQMHSHNYRVPEPFEDKIVVVIGEGPSAIDISRDICDVAREVHLSSRSPNVKVSKLVFRSNMWQHSEIDYVKENGEVVFRDGALVRADIILHCTGYKYSFPFLKTDGIVSLENNRIGPLYKHIFPPKLAPSLSFVGLPYQTVVFLHIDLQAKWVSCVLSGLKLLPSKEEMLAEVEEHYRQMEAKGIPQHHTHCLQLKFEYLEWLATQVGLEGVCERAKLISSSYFKFAAENGLWKAKDWKPGNGIKESLLCVD